One part of the Salinivirga cyanobacteriivorans genome encodes these proteins:
- a CDS encoding pyridoxine 5'-phosphate synthase has protein sequence MTRLSVNINKIATIRNARGGNIPDVRLAAINCQRYGAEGITVHPRPDERHIRYQDVRDIKPEIVTEFNIEGYPSEDFFKLVNEVKPNQVTLVPDPPDALTSNAGWDTVKHKEFLKDVIAKFQAAGIRTSIFVETDLELIRHAKETGTNRVELYTEPYASEFVNDPLRAVEPFAKAAELAGQIGLEVNAGHDLNLDNLEYFVKHVKPLHEVSIGHALISDALYFGLENVIQMYLRKIHDAR, from the coding sequence ATGACAAGACTAAGTGTAAATATAAATAAAATAGCTACCATCAGAAATGCACGTGGTGGCAATATTCCTGATGTGAGGCTTGCTGCAATTAACTGTCAGCGATACGGGGCAGAGGGCATTACTGTGCACCCCAGACCAGATGAGCGACACATACGTTATCAGGATGTTCGTGATATCAAACCCGAAATAGTAACGGAATTTAATATTGAAGGTTATCCATCTGAAGATTTTTTTAAACTGGTAAATGAAGTGAAGCCAAACCAGGTTACGCTTGTGCCTGATCCACCTGATGCTTTGACAAGTAATGCGGGTTGGGATACTGTAAAGCATAAAGAGTTTTTGAAAGATGTAATTGCAAAATTCCAGGCGGCCGGAATCCGTACATCTATTTTTGTGGAGACAGATCTTGAATTAATACGGCATGCAAAAGAGACGGGTACAAACCGTGTGGAACTTTATACAGAACCATATGCTTCGGAATTTGTTAATGACCCATTAAGGGCGGTTGAACCTTTTGCGAAAGCAGCAGAGCTTGCAGGACAAATTGGACTGGAAGTAAATGCCGGGCACGATCTGAACCTGGATAATCTTGAGTATTTTGTTAAACATGTAAAACCCCTGCATGAGGTATCAATTGGACATGCCTTGATTAGCGATGCACTGTATTTTGGACTTGA